In a genomic window of Nyctibius grandis isolate bNycGra1 chromosome 4, bNycGra1.pri, whole genome shotgun sequence:
- the TMEM109 gene encoding LOW QUALITY PROTEIN: voltage-gated monoatomic cation channel TMEM109 (The sequence of the model RefSeq protein was modified relative to this genomic sequence to represent the inferred CDS: inserted 6 bases in 5 codons; deleted 2 bases in 2 codons) has protein sequence MAERPRPGMPRDGGGSRTTAPVVPRGGRSLCPRAAARPAPQRPRAAASPRGGGRTXQMGGDRALLALLLWVPFXGLAAGDSQDGFGDRVPPPPPPTTRCPRLGRAAWEALENXAGPQPLRLVAESLAATLWVVSSGISVALAXLCGILGDLLAASGVTGDGSVRAAALGPGEVQRVLLWALAALAGSWVLGRLRGLLAPALRWVKLCCFXGAFLHVAASRESPTAQAGMLLGLWVLYGLLGCLGGGSPAPSAHLDAAVRSLEWKVEELRRRQKWGGPRNRDE, from the exons ATGGCGGAG CGACCGCGTCCCGGCATGCCACGGGacgggggggggtcccggacTACAGCTCCCGTCGTGCCCCGCGGCGGCCGGTCGCTGTGTCCGCGCGCTGCGGCCCGCCCGGCTCCGCAGCGCCCCCGCGCGGCGGCG AGCCCCCGGGGTGGAGGCAGGAC CCAAATGGGGGGTGACAGGGcgctgctggccctgctgctgtggGTCCCCT cggggctggcggcgggggaCAGCCAGGACGGCTTCGGGGACCGCGTGccaccgccgccaccgccgACGACCCGCTGTCCGCGGCTGGGCCGAGCCGCCTGGGAGGCCCTGGAGA CGGCTGGGCCCCAGCCCCTGCGGCTGGTGGCCGAG AGCCTCGCCGCCACC CTCTGGGTCGTGTCCTCGGGGATCTCGGTGGCACTGG CGCTCTGCGGGATCCTGGGGGACCTCCTGGCTGCCTCGGGCGTCACCG ggGACGGGTCGGTGCGCGCGGCGGCGCTGGGCCCCGGCGAGGTGCAGCGGGTGCTGCTGTGGGCTCTGGCCGCCCTGGCGGGTTCCTGGGTGCtggggcggctgcgggggctGCTGGCG CCCGCCCTGCGCTGGGTGAAGCTCTGCTGCT CGGGCGCCTTCCTCCACGTCGCCGCCTCCCGCGAGAGCCCCACGGCGCAGgcggggatgctgctggggctctgggtgctctACGGCCTcctggggtgcctggggggggggtccccagctcCCAGCGCCCACCTGGACGCCGCCGTGCGCAGCCTGGAGTGGAAGGTGGAAGAGCTGAGGCGGCGGCAGAAGTGGGGGGGGCCCCGCAACCGGGACGAGTGA
- the PRPF19 gene encoding pre-mRNA-processing factor 19, with protein MALICSISNEVPEHPCVSPVSNHVYERRLIEKYIAENGTDPVNNQPLSEEQLIDIKVAHPIRPKPPSATSIPAILKALQDEWDAVMLHSFTLRQQLQTTRQELSHALYQHDAACRVIARLTKEVTAAREALATLKPQAGLIVPQTVPSSQPNVAGAGESMDLGELAGMTPEIIQKLQDKATVLTTERKKRGKTVPEELVKPEELSKYRQVASHVGLHSASIPGILALDLCPSDTNKILTGGADKNVIVFDKSSEQILATLKGHSKKVTSVVFHPSQDLVFSASPDATIRIWSVPNASCVQVVRAHEGSVTGLSLHATGDYLLSSSDDQYWAFSDIQTGRVLTKVTDESSGCALTCAQFHPDGLIFGTGTMDSQIKIWDLKERTNVANFPGHSGPITSIAFSENGYYLATAADDSSVKLWDLRKLKNFKTLQLDNNFEVKSLIFDQSGTYLALGGTDVQIYICKQWTEILHFTEHSGLTTGVAFGHHAKFIASTGMDRSLKFYSL; from the exons ATGGCCCTCATCTGCTCCA TTTCCAACGAGGTCCCCGAGCACCCCTGCGTCTCCCCGGTTTCCAACCACGTCTACGAGCGGCGGCTGATCGAGAAGTACATCGCGGAGAACGGCACCGACCCCGTTAACAACCAGCCGCTCTCCGAGGAGCAGCTCATCGACATCAAAG TCGCCCACCCGATCCGGCCCAAGCCTCCCTCTGCCACGAGCATCCCGGCCATCCTCAAAGCTCTCCAGGATGAGTGG GACGCCGTCATGCTGCACAGCTTCACCCTGCGCCAGCAGCTGCAGACGACGCGCCAGGAGCTGTCCCACGCGCTCTACCAGCATGACGCCGCCTGCCGCGTCATCGCCCGCCTCACCAAGGAGGTCACCGCTGCCAGAGAAG CTTTGGCGACCCTGAAGCCCCAGGCCGGCCTCATCGTGCCCCAGACGGTGCCATCCTCCCAGCCCAACGTGGCG ggagctggggagtCCATGGATCTGGGAGAGCTCGCAGGCATGACCCCCGAGATCATCCAGAAG CTTCAAGACAAGGCCACGGTGCTCACCACGGAGCGTAAGAAG AGAGGCAAGACTGTCCCGGAGGAGCTGGTGAAGCCCGAGGAGCTGAGCAAGTACCGGCAGGTTGCCTCACATGTG GGGCTGCACAGCGCCAGCATCCCAGGGATCCTCGCCTTGGACCTCTGTCCTTCCGACACCAACAAGATCCTCACCG gtggGGCTGATAAAAACGTCATCGTCTTCGACAAGAGCTCGGAGCAGATCCTGGCCACGCTCAAGGGCCACTCCAAGAAGGTCACCAGCGTCGTCTTCCACCCCTCTCAG GATTTGGTCTTCTCGGCTTCTCCCGATGCGACCATCCGCATCTGGTCCGTGCCCAACGCCTCGTGCGTGCAGGTGGTCCGTGCCCACGAGGGCTCCGTGACGGGGCTCAGCCTCCACGCCACGGGCGACTACCTCCTCAGCTCTTCTGATGACCAG tACTGGGCTTTCTCGGATATCCAGACAGGCCGTGTCCTCACCAAGGTGACAGATGAGAGCTCTGGCTGCG CTCTCACCTGCGCCCAGTTCCACCCGGACGGGCTCATTTTTGGAACAGGGACGATGGATTCTCAGATCAAGATCTGGGATCTGAAG GAACGCACCAACGTGGCCAACTTCCCGGGGCACTCGGGGCCCATCACCAGCATCGCCTTCTCCGAGAACGGCTACTACCTGGCCACGGCGGCCGACGACTCCTCCGTCAAGCTCTGGGACTTGCGTAAGCTCAAGAACTTCAAGACGTTGCAGCTGGACAACAACTTCGAG gTCAAGTCTCTCATCTTCGATCAAAGCGGTACCTACCTGGCCCTGGGTGGGACGGACGTCCAGATCTACATCTGCAAGCAGTGGACGGAGATCCTCCACTTCacag agcACAGCGGCCTCACCACAGGAGTGGCTTTTGGCCACCACGCCAAGTTCATTGCCTCGACGGGCATGGACCGGAGCCTGAAGTTCTACAGCCTGTAG